A genomic window from Arvicola amphibius chromosome 5, mArvAmp1.2, whole genome shotgun sequence includes:
- the Grem1 gene encoding gremlin-1 isoform X1, which produces MNRTAYTVGALLLLLGTLLPAAEGKKKGSQGAIPPPDKAQHNDSEQTQSPPQPGSRTRGRGQGRGTAMPGEEVLESSQEALHVTERKYLKRDWCKTQPLKQTIHEEGCNSRTIINRFCYGQCNSFYIPRHIRKEEGSFQSCSFCKPKKFTTMMVTLNCPELQPPTKKKRVTRVKQCRCISIDLD; this is translated from the coding sequence ATGAACCGCACCGCCTATACTGTGGGAGCTTTGCTTCTCCTCTTGGGGACCTTGCTACCGGCcgcagaagggaaaaagaaagggtcCCAAGGAGCCATCCCGCCTCCAGACAAGGCTCAGCATAATGACTCTGAGCAGACCCAGtccccaccacagcctggctccaggACCCGGGGGCGGGGCCAAGGGCGGGGTACCGCCATGCCAGGAGAGGAGGTGTTGGAGTCCAGCCAAGAGGCCCTGCACGTGACAGAGCGCAAGTACCTGAAGCGAGATTGGTGCAAAACTCAGCCCCTGAAGCAGACCATCCACGAGGAGGGCTGCAACAGCCGCACTATCATCAACCGGTTCTGCTATGGCCAGTGCAATTCCTTCTACATCCCCAGACAcatcaggaaggaggaaggctcCTTTCAGTCTTGCTCCTTCTGCAAACCCAAGAAATTCACCACCATGATGGTCACGCTCAACTGTCCTGAGCTACAGCCGCCCACCAAGAAGAAACGGGTCACACGCGTGAAGCAGTGTCGCTGCATATCCATCGATCTGGATTAA
- the Grem1 gene encoding gremlin-1 isoform X2: MNRTAYTVGALHVTERKYLKRDWCKTQPLKQTIHEEGCNSRTIINRFCYGQCNSFYIPRHIRKEEGSFQSCSFCKPKKFTTMMVTLNCPELQPPTKKKRVTRVKQCRCISIDLD; encoded by the exons ATGAACCGCACCGCCTATACTGTGGGA GCCCTGCACGTGACAGAGCGCAAGTACCTGAAGCGAGATTGGTGCAAAACTCAGCCCCTGAAGCAGACCATCCACGAGGAGGGCTGCAACAGCCGCACTATCATCAACCGGTTCTGCTATGGCCAGTGCAATTCCTTCTACATCCCCAGACAcatcaggaaggaggaaggctcCTTTCAGTCTTGCTCCTTCTGCAAACCCAAGAAATTCACCACCATGATGGTCACGCTCAACTGTCCTGAGCTACAGCCGCCCACCAAGAAGAAACGGGTCACACGCGTGAAGCAGTGTCGCTGCATATCCATCGATCTGGATTAA